A single region of the Pyxidicoccus trucidator genome encodes:
- a CDS encoding alpha-ketoglutarate-dependent dioxygenase AlkB family protein: protein MTVPSAHLGPWELLFRFDLSGPVVPYSAPMPTSPIEGVELIEDFTPESSRLLEHFQRNIAWDTRMRARLTASFGAPYDYSGITYPPVPMPPDLRAMAQAVEGVARHRITNCLINFYPEGASSMGFHSDSYEHLEPGTTVSIISLGGPRTLRFRRKDAREHLVDLRLGSGSLLVMQQHIQDAWQHALPPEPTAPPRMSLTFRCII from the coding sequence ATGACGGTTCCTTCCGCGCACCTTGGCCCCTGGGAGCTGCTCTTCCGCTTTGACCTGTCTGGCCCCGTGGTGCCGTACTCAGCCCCCATGCCCACTTCACCGATTGAAGGCGTCGAGCTCATCGAGGACTTCACCCCCGAGTCCTCCCGGCTCCTGGAGCACTTCCAGCGCAACATCGCCTGGGACACCCGCATGCGTGCGCGCCTCACCGCGAGCTTCGGCGCACCCTATGACTACTCGGGTATCACCTACCCGCCCGTTCCCATGCCGCCGGACCTCCGCGCAATGGCGCAAGCGGTTGAAGGCGTGGCGCGGCACCGCATCACCAACTGCCTCATCAACTTCTACCCGGAGGGTGCCTCCTCGATGGGGTTCCACTCCGACTCCTACGAGCACCTCGAGCCCGGCACCACGGTGTCCATCATCAGCCTGGGCGGGCCAAGGACCCTCCGCTTCCGGAGGAAGGACGCGAGGGAGCACCTCGTGGACCTGCGGCTCGGCAGTGGCTCGCTCCTGGTGATGCAGCAACACATCCAGGACGCATGGCAGCACGCGTTACCGCCCGAGCCCACCGCGCCTCCTCGGATGAGCCTGACCTTTCGCTGCATCATCTGA
- a CDS encoding helix-turn-helix domain-containing protein encodes MDSLIAAAARALSAGDALGALKRVALRDDAPALALRGIAMAQLGEHTRARELLRRAARAFGTNEELARSRCKVAEAEVALAVRDLTWSPRALDSALLTLEAHGDRVNALHARLIAIRRLLLLGRIDEAGSALARLDTRGMPPSLVAIAELASAEVSLRLIRTRPAREALERAHEAARRARIPPLLAEVEQARAVLDRPAARWIRAGSERVLLLEEVEAVLASGELVIDACHRTLRSGTQGVSLARRPVLFALARALGESWPDGVAREVLIARAFGVRRVNESHRVRLRVEVGRLRAVLAPLAQVEATKTGFVLTPRPARPVTVLLPPIEGDAASLLALLSDGEAWSTSALALALGESQRSVQRALAELEASGRVQALGRARARRWLSPPLTGFTTTLLLPASAPGGY; translated from the coding sequence ATGGACTCCCTGATTGCCGCGGCCGCGCGGGCACTGTCCGCCGGCGACGCGCTCGGTGCCTTGAAGCGCGTCGCCCTTCGAGACGATGCCCCGGCGCTCGCGCTGCGCGGGATCGCCATGGCCCAGCTCGGTGAGCACACGCGGGCTCGCGAACTGCTGCGGCGCGCTGCTCGCGCCTTCGGCACGAACGAGGAGCTTGCTCGCTCTCGCTGCAAGGTGGCCGAGGCGGAGGTGGCCCTGGCCGTTCGCGACCTGACCTGGTCACCGCGCGCGCTGGACTCGGCACTCCTGACGCTCGAGGCCCACGGGGACCGGGTGAATGCACTGCATGCCCGATTGATTGCCATCCGCCGGCTGCTGCTGCTCGGGCGCATCGACGAGGCCGGGAGTGCGCTCGCACGGCTGGATACGCGTGGCATGCCGCCCTCGTTGGTCGCCATTGCCGAGCTGGCCTCGGCGGAAGTCTCGCTGCGGTTGATTCGGACGCGCCCCGCGCGTGAGGCGCTCGAACGGGCTCACGAGGCCGCGCGGCGGGCTCGCATTCCTCCACTGCTGGCCGAGGTGGAGCAGGCCCGCGCGGTGCTCGACCGCCCCGCAGCGCGGTGGATTCGCGCCGGCTCCGAGCGGGTGCTCCTGCTGGAAGAGGTGGAGGCCGTGCTCGCCTCGGGCGAGCTCGTCATCGACGCCTGCCATCGCACGCTGCGAAGCGGCACCCAGGGGGTGTCGCTGGCCAGGAGGCCGGTCCTCTTCGCCCTGGCGCGTGCGCTCGGCGAGTCCTGGCCGGACGGCGTTGCGCGCGAGGTCTTGATTGCACGTGCCTTCGGAGTGCGCCGCGTGAACGAGTCGCATCGAGTCCGCCTGCGAGTGGAGGTGGGCCGCCTTCGCGCGGTGCTCGCGCCCCTGGCCCAGGTCGAGGCGACGAAGACCGGCTTCGTGCTCACTCCGCGCCCCGCCCGTCCTGTCACCGTGCTCCTGCCGCCCATCGAGGGGGATGCGGCTTCGCTGCTGGCGCTGCTCTCAGACGGAGAAGCCTGGTCGACCTCGGCCCTCGCGCTCGCGCTGGGCGAGAGTCAGCGCAGCGTCCAGCGGGCGCTCGCTGAGCTCGAAGCCTCGGGACGGGTGCAGGCGCTCGGGCGTGCCCGGGCGCGGCGCTGGCTCTCTCCGCCGCTGACGGGATTCACGACGACGTTGTTACTCCCCGCGTCCGCGCCCGGTGGGTACTAG
- a CDS encoding DoxX family protein codes for MSRIETALSSSVAREAGATVLRVALGAVFLAHAGAKAFIFTFAGTAQFFEAHGFPGWTALPVFFAELLGGLALLAGFRTRLVALGLVPVMLGALKPHMANGWMFTNSGGGWEYVAFLILALVTQALIGSGAFALDRRSALGRGASQHIRQALVGGATASSEDARGRGPQHR; via the coding sequence ATGAGCCGCATCGAAACCGCTCTGTCCTCCTCCGTTGCCCGGGAGGCGGGCGCCACCGTGCTTCGCGTTGCCCTGGGCGCGGTGTTCCTCGCGCACGCGGGGGCCAAGGCGTTCATCTTCACCTTCGCGGGTACAGCGCAATTCTTCGAGGCGCACGGCTTCCCCGGGTGGACCGCGCTGCCGGTGTTCTTCGCGGAGTTGCTCGGTGGGCTCGCGCTGCTGGCGGGGTTCCGCACGCGCCTCGTGGCGCTCGGGCTGGTGCCGGTGATGCTGGGCGCGCTCAAGCCTCACATGGCCAACGGGTGGATGTTCACCAACTCCGGCGGCGGCTGGGAGTACGTGGCCTTCCTCATCCTCGCGCTGGTGACGCAGGCGCTGATTGGCAGTGGGGCGTTCGCGCTGGACCGCCGTTCAGCTTTGGGACGCGGGGCAAGCCAACACATCCGGCAAGCTCTGGTTGGCGGCGCCACCGCTTCCAGCGAGGATGCTCGGGGCCGGGGCCCACAACACAGATAG
- a CDS encoding PQQ-binding-like beta-propeller repeat protein, protein MSHTQTQAAKPKRPARVQAAEVVREYGPFPGAESVHGVTHDGSRVWAATGTKLIAFDPTSGEPVRTLDAASDAGTAFDGKHLFQLAESRIDKIDPETGRVVSSIPAPGNGRDSGLTWAEGTLWVGQYRDRKIHQIDPETGAILRTIESNRFVTGVTWVDGELWHGTWEEDVSDIRHIDPDSGEVLERLEMPRGAGVSGLESDGGELFFCGGGPAGKVRAVRRPKGATP, encoded by the coding sequence ATGAGCCACACCCAAACCCAGGCAGCGAAGCCGAAAAGGCCGGCACGTGTGCAGGCCGCCGAGGTCGTCCGGGAGTACGGCCCGTTCCCGGGCGCCGAGAGCGTGCACGGCGTCACGCACGACGGCAGCCGCGTCTGGGCCGCCACCGGCACGAAGCTCATCGCCTTCGACCCCACGAGCGGCGAGCCCGTGCGGACGCTGGACGCCGCGTCGGACGCGGGGACCGCCTTCGACGGCAAGCACCTGTTCCAGCTCGCGGAGAGCCGCATCGACAAGATTGACCCGGAGACGGGGCGCGTCGTCTCGTCGATACCGGCTCCCGGCAACGGTCGCGACTCGGGACTCACCTGGGCCGAGGGCACGCTCTGGGTGGGCCAGTACCGAGACCGCAAGATTCATCAAATCGACCCGGAGACGGGCGCCATCCTCCGCACCATCGAGTCGAACCGCTTCGTCACCGGGGTGACGTGGGTCGATGGTGAGCTGTGGCACGGCACCTGGGAAGAGGACGTGAGCGATATCCGCCACATCGACCCGGACTCGGGCGAGGTGCTCGAGCGGCTGGAGATGCCGCGCGGAGCCGGCGTGAGCGGGCTCGAGTCGGACGGCGGGGAGCTGTTCTTCTGCGGAGGCGGACCCGCGGGGAAGGTCCGCGCCGTGCGCCGACCGAAGGGAGCGACGCCATGA
- a CDS encoding LysR family transcriptional regulator has protein sequence MSEPLFDDLLGLACFARVVELRSFTQAATALGVSKSVVSSRVARLESRVGERLLIRTTRKLTVTDAGLGVYAHCARMLQEAGAATRGASDAGRGTLRLNVPVSFAQLYLAAPLARFLTLHPDTTVDVVLSDRLVDLVEERVDVALRITRLRDSSLVARKLATTSLHVCAAPTYLARRGTPERPEDLIHHDCLRYTHLRTEDEWRFYGPEGRIRVPVSGSLATGNGTMLREAAAQGIGLAMLPRFMVDADLRSGRLVTVLEDFAPRPLGIYAVHASGRTPAPRLRALLDVLAAEFRSPKWG, from the coding sequence GTGAGTGAACCCCTCTTCGATGACTTGCTCGGCCTCGCGTGCTTCGCGCGCGTCGTGGAGCTCCGCTCGTTCACCCAGGCCGCCACGGCGCTCGGCGTGTCGAAGTCCGTCGTCAGCTCTCGCGTGGCCCGGCTGGAGTCGCGCGTGGGCGAGCGGCTGCTCATCCGCACCACGCGCAAGCTGACCGTCACCGACGCGGGCCTGGGCGTGTATGCGCACTGCGCGCGGATGCTCCAGGAGGCAGGGGCGGCCACTCGCGGCGCTTCCGATGCGGGCCGGGGCACGCTGCGCCTCAATGTGCCCGTCAGCTTCGCGCAGCTCTACCTCGCCGCGCCGCTGGCCCGGTTCCTCACCCTGCACCCGGACACCACGGTGGACGTCGTCCTGAGTGACCGGCTGGTGGACCTCGTCGAGGAGCGTGTGGACGTGGCGTTGCGGATTACCCGCCTGCGGGACTCCAGCCTCGTGGCCCGCAAGCTGGCCACCACGTCGCTGCACGTGTGCGCGGCGCCCACGTACCTGGCGCGCAGGGGGACTCCCGAGCGGCCCGAGGACCTCATCCACCACGACTGCCTGCGCTATACGCACCTGCGCACCGAGGACGAGTGGCGCTTCTATGGCCCGGAGGGCCGCATCCGCGTGCCGGTGTCCGGCTCGCTGGCCACGGGCAACGGCACCATGCTCCGCGAGGCGGCGGCCCAGGGCATTGGCCTTGCCATGCTGCCGCGCTTCATGGTGGACGCGGACCTGCGCTCGGGACGGCTCGTCACCGTGCTGGAGGACTTCGCTCCCAGGCCCCTGGGCATCTATGCCGTCCATGCGTCCGGACGGACTCCCGCTCCGCGCCTGCGGGCCCTGCTCGATGTGCTCGCCGCGGAGTTCCGTTCCCCGAAGTGGGGATGA
- a CDS encoding trimeric intracellular cation channel family protein gives MAFELTAPEVTEEVISLGTIIVDLVGVFAGAVLGALQAERRKMDLMGFLVLGLVSGVGGGVIRDTLLQAGPPLALVRPSYLSVALLGSFAAFLFELRRGPGVRLLATLDALTLGAFAVAGTQRTLEVGLHPGTALLMGVITAAGGGVVRDVLTRQTPTLMRAVPGYYATAALAASIVCLALSSAGHPKLALLAGMLVGGALRLVSLRFGWRLPVKRTRTPESREAERREPPP, from the coding sequence ATGGCTTTCGAGCTGACCGCACCCGAGGTAACCGAAGAAGTCATCTCCCTGGGCACGATCATCGTGGACCTGGTGGGCGTGTTCGCGGGCGCGGTGCTGGGCGCGTTGCAGGCCGAGCGCCGGAAGATGGACCTGATGGGCTTCCTGGTGCTGGGGCTCGTCTCCGGTGTCGGGGGCGGCGTCATCCGCGACACGCTGTTGCAGGCGGGGCCCCCGCTGGCGCTGGTGCGGCCGAGCTACCTGTCCGTGGCGCTGCTCGGCTCGTTCGCGGCCTTCCTCTTCGAGCTGCGGCGTGGGCCGGGCGTGCGGCTGCTGGCGACGCTGGACGCGCTGACGCTGGGGGCCTTCGCGGTGGCGGGGACGCAGCGGACGCTGGAGGTGGGGCTGCACCCCGGCACGGCGCTGTTGATGGGCGTCATCACCGCGGCGGGAGGCGGCGTCGTCCGCGACGTGCTCACCCGGCAGACACCGACGCTGATGCGGGCCGTGCCCGGGTACTACGCGACAGCGGCCCTGGCGGCGAGCATCGTCTGCCTCGCGCTCTCCAGTGCCGGGCATCCCAAGCTGGCGCTGCTGGCGGGGATGCTGGTGGGTGGGGCGCTGCGGCTCGTGTCGCTGCGCTTCGGGTGGAGGCTGCCCGTCAAGCGGACGCGGACGCCGGAGTCGCGGGAGGCGGAGCGCCGGGAGCCTCCGCCGTAG
- a CDS encoding DUF1682 domain-containing protein — protein MSRFERLFGRKGVPNDEQPRLELAPLCEALTRRRPALERKDVEPLLVRARLADFHRDHGLEPVPPDTFTTLCESLDAEGWRRLALVTGVLEEGAVGPVVVSVARTRGVLPLVREGFADFAREARLLTLELLGQSPLRLEELARRWAQALGAGFQGESDEESAQRLARLDYAKLLKEADRAKRAAEARQEKLKKLREEQDARLANRGKW, from the coding sequence ATGTCGCGCTTTGAGCGCCTGTTCGGCCGCAAGGGCGTGCCCAACGATGAGCAACCGCGGCTGGAGCTGGCCCCGCTGTGCGAGGCCCTGACCCGGCGGCGTCCCGCGCTGGAGCGCAAGGACGTGGAGCCCCTGCTCGTCCGCGCGCGGCTGGCGGACTTTCATAGAGACCACGGGCTGGAGCCGGTGCCCCCGGACACCTTCACCACGCTGTGCGAGTCCCTGGACGCCGAAGGCTGGCGGAGGCTCGCGCTGGTGACGGGCGTGCTTGAGGAGGGCGCGGTGGGGCCGGTGGTGGTCTCCGTGGCGAGGACGCGAGGGGTGCTGCCGCTGGTGCGCGAGGGCTTCGCGGACTTCGCGCGGGAGGCGCGGCTGCTGACGCTGGAGCTGCTCGGCCAGAGTCCGCTGCGACTGGAGGAGCTGGCGCGCCGCTGGGCCCAGGCGCTGGGCGCGGGCTTCCAGGGCGAGTCGGACGAGGAGAGCGCGCAGCGGCTGGCGCGGCTGGACTACGCGAAGCTGCTGAAGGAGGCGGACCGGGCGAAGCGGGCAGCGGAGGCGCGGCAGGAGAAGCTGAAGAAGCTGCGCGAGGAGCAGGACGCCAGGCTCGCGAATCGGGGGAAGTGGTAG
- a CDS encoding DUF899 domain-containing protein, producing the protein MTSHKIVSREEWLEARKRLLAREKEFTHQRDALSQERRELPWVRVEKNYVFQGPNGAETLSDLFAGRSQLVVYHFMFAPEWDAGCKSCSFWADNFNGITTHLEHRDVTLVAIARAPFPKLQAYERRMGWSFKWLSSFESDFNFDFGVSFKPEDLAQKRATYNYGPLENSMTDMQGISTFFKDSDGALFHTYSCYSRGVDMMNTAYQYLDLVPKGRDEQGFSFSMEWLRRRDEYA; encoded by the coding sequence ATGACCTCCCACAAAATCGTTTCACGGGAAGAGTGGCTGGAGGCCCGCAAGCGCTTGCTGGCCAGGGAGAAGGAGTTCACCCACCAGCGCGATGCGCTGAGCCAGGAGCGACGCGAGCTCCCGTGGGTCAGGGTGGAGAAGAACTACGTCTTCCAGGGGCCCAACGGTGCGGAGACGCTGTCGGACCTCTTCGCGGGGAGAAGCCAGCTCGTCGTCTACCACTTCATGTTCGCCCCGGAGTGGGACGCCGGCTGCAAGAGCTGCTCGTTCTGGGCCGACAACTTCAATGGAATCACCACCCACCTGGAGCACCGGGACGTGACGCTGGTGGCGATTGCCCGCGCACCGTTTCCGAAGCTCCAGGCGTACGAGCGCCGCATGGGGTGGAGCTTCAAGTGGCTGTCCTCCTTCGAGAGCGACTTCAACTTCGACTTCGGCGTCTCGTTCAAGCCCGAGGACCTCGCCCAGAAGCGCGCGACCTACAACTACGGGCCGCTGGAGAACTCCATGACGGACATGCAGGGCATCAGCACGTTCTTCAAGGACTCCGACGGCGCGCTGTTCCACACGTACTCCTGCTACTCGCGGGGCGTCGACATGATGAACACGGCCTACCAGTACCTGGACCTCGTGCCCAAGGGACGCGACGAGCAGGGATTCTCCTTCTCGATGGAGTGGCTCAGGCGCAGGGATGAGTACGCCTGA
- a CDS encoding radical SAM protein — MSAAKPLPTVFPWESCRALTCSVLPVRLACNLRCPFCFSRSSISALQHEKSDLLHLDVARYYRDASERGATRLVITGGGEPLLRPETVVHLVREGRRVFNEVALFTNGTFLTRALAEELADAGLTYVCWSRHAVDDADNRALMGKQAPLRESFLDAAKPLKVRATCVMARGHVDGPREAWRYIRALEPLGVREFTFKHTYVAYEQSVFRESPADRWAREHQVEEDVFEGQGQVVGRLPWGPVIRRIEEVQVCYYREPTPHWEQENGLCRSLNLLSDGSVYASLEDSRSLLYRLTS; from the coding sequence ATGAGCGCCGCGAAGCCTCTGCCCACGGTATTCCCCTGGGAGTCCTGCCGCGCCCTCACGTGCAGCGTGCTGCCCGTGCGGCTGGCGTGCAACCTGCGCTGCCCGTTCTGTTTCTCGCGCTCGTCCATCAGCGCGCTCCAGCACGAGAAATCGGACCTCCTGCACCTCGACGTAGCGCGCTACTACCGCGACGCGAGCGAGCGCGGGGCCACGCGTCTCGTCATCACCGGAGGCGGAGAGCCCCTCCTCCGCCCGGAGACAGTGGTGCACCTGGTGCGCGAGGGCCGCCGCGTCTTCAACGAGGTCGCCCTCTTCACCAACGGCACGTTCCTCACCCGTGCGCTGGCGGAGGAACTGGCGGACGCGGGCCTCACCTACGTCTGCTGGTCCCGTCACGCTGTGGACGACGCGGACAACCGCGCGCTGATGGGCAAGCAGGCCCCCCTGCGCGAGTCCTTCCTGGACGCCGCGAAGCCGCTCAAGGTCCGGGCCACCTGTGTCATGGCCAGAGGCCACGTGGACGGGCCGCGAGAAGCGTGGCGCTACATCCGAGCGCTGGAGCCACTCGGAGTCCGCGAGTTCACCTTCAAGCACACGTACGTGGCCTACGAGCAGTCGGTGTTCCGCGAGTCCCCGGCGGACAGGTGGGCGCGCGAGCACCAGGTGGAAGAAGACGTCTTCGAGGGCCAGGGCCAGGTGGTGGGACGCCTGCCGTGGGGCCCGGTCATTCGCAGAATCGAGGAGGTGCAGGTTTGTTACTACCGGGAGCCGACGCCGCACTGGGAGCAGGAGAACGGGCTGTGCCGCTCGCTGAATCTGTTGTCGGACGGGAGCGTGTACGCGTCACTGGAGGACTCGCGGAGCCTGTTGTATCGGCTGACCAGCTAG
- a CDS encoding AAA family ATPase produces the protein MESSQLVASWLQGRASLGPDLELRLAPRTVSALAAKLRRAYTWIATQALVSPYHDVQFGDPVVLNGGGTRVELGPVGYSAYVLLPLLNLATSQRLLFIGAPGRGKTTMATLVALIAGGAPDEVRRSVQHGHPQLTLTDLLGSPLPSELIRAEDASRIRVAWRRWLTQRVKIVDEYNRIPTKTQSALLSLMAEGYAEMFEQVVECGRSAWFLTANDDQGGGTFPVIEALKDRIDLVVRSMPFHSHHLETLAKRVAEGTAPGQFVPTDLVFTSEELDALEREVRAVPVPSTVLELLGFFAGQLEFCQRASGQLEYMLKDTLHLAGRRVSHVCTEDCPLDKSVNLCTQTENGVSARAYQAVLLFAKALAYFRGVEEVTVEDLRQVLPWALHEKLRPNPQSAFFQKPEHAVHLLDRVGWVRQLFDAAVVQQAAYAKVREPVARLKVQAEAGPAGLDAGEVRRRMSDIQQVMEQVLQKQELNGPVHEDLVLLKNLHGRYGAYLRSLERRGKVGGV, from the coding sequence ATGGAATCCTCCCAGCTCGTCGCCTCATGGCTCCAGGGCCGTGCGTCCCTCGGTCCAGATTTGGAGCTCCGGCTCGCGCCCCGCACGGTGTCCGCCCTCGCCGCCAAGCTCCGGCGCGCGTACACGTGGATTGCCACCCAGGCGCTCGTCAGCCCGTACCATGACGTGCAGTTCGGGGACCCCGTCGTCCTCAACGGCGGCGGCACGCGCGTGGAGCTGGGCCCGGTGGGCTACTCGGCCTACGTGCTCCTGCCGCTGCTCAACCTCGCCACCTCGCAGCGCCTGCTCTTCATCGGCGCGCCCGGACGCGGCAAGACGACCATGGCCACGCTGGTGGCGCTCATCGCCGGAGGCGCTCCGGACGAGGTGCGCCGCTCCGTGCAGCATGGCCACCCGCAGCTCACGCTGACGGATTTGCTCGGCAGCCCGCTGCCCAGTGAGCTGATCCGCGCCGAGGACGCCAGCCGCATCCGCGTCGCGTGGCGCCGCTGGCTCACCCAGCGCGTGAAGATTGTCGACGAGTACAACCGCATCCCCACCAAGACCCAGTCCGCGCTGCTGTCCCTCATGGCGGAGGGCTACGCGGAGATGTTCGAGCAGGTGGTGGAGTGCGGCCGCTCGGCGTGGTTCCTCACCGCGAACGACGACCAGGGCGGCGGCACCTTCCCCGTCATCGAGGCGCTGAAGGACCGCATCGACCTCGTGGTGCGCAGCATGCCCTTCCACTCGCACCACCTGGAGACGCTCGCGAAGCGCGTGGCCGAGGGCACGGCGCCGGGGCAATTCGTCCCCACGGACCTCGTCTTCACCTCCGAGGAGCTGGACGCGCTGGAGCGCGAGGTGCGCGCCGTGCCCGTGCCGTCCACCGTGCTGGAGCTGCTGGGCTTCTTCGCCGGGCAGCTCGAGTTCTGCCAGCGCGCGTCCGGGCAGCTCGAGTACATGCTGAAGGACACGCTGCACCTCGCCGGGCGCCGCGTGTCGCACGTGTGCACGGAGGACTGCCCGCTCGACAAGAGCGTCAACCTCTGCACCCAGACGGAGAACGGCGTCTCCGCCCGCGCGTACCAGGCAGTGCTCCTCTTCGCCAAGGCGCTGGCGTACTTCCGGGGCGTGGAGGAAGTCACGGTGGAGGACCTGCGTCAGGTGCTCCCCTGGGCGCTGCACGAGAAGCTCCGTCCCAACCCGCAGAGCGCCTTCTTCCAGAAGCCCGAGCACGCGGTGCACCTGCTGGACCGCGTGGGCTGGGTGCGCCAGCTCTTCGACGCCGCGGTGGTGCAGCAGGCGGCCTACGCCAAGGTGCGCGAACCGGTGGCCCGGCTGAAGGTCCAGGCCGAGGCGGGCCCCGCCGGCCTCGACGCGGGAGAGGTCCGCCGGCGGATGAGTGACATCCAGCAGGTGATGGAGCAGGTGCTCCAGAAGCAGGAGCTGAACGGCCCCGTCCACGAGGACCTCGTCCTCCTCAAGAACCTGCATGGGCGCTATGGCGCGTACCTGCGAAGCCTGGAGCGGCGGGGCAAGGTGGGGGGCGTATGA
- a CDS encoding Kelch repeat-containing protein: MTRVSATKTWLWLGLTLWSTLAAASGWSPAASMSRYRYSHTATLLPSGKVLITGGGSSGGPTATTETYTPATNTWAASANLSVSRSGHTATRLPSGRVLIAGGSNTTTVHASAEEYNHYTNTFTAKGALVTARRNHQAVLLHTGQVLVVAGYGTTSYNSALKSAELYTPSTGQWTATGSLSVASGRVTATVLDDGRVLVVNDDGAVAAAEVYSPSSGTWTQASAPPAFFGHAAVKLDSGAVLATGQENFQYESGAWLYWPEDDYWEYVAYANETRRRGHSLTLLPSSGRVLVARGTRNQVGGSTELFDPNDNGMYVVGQDQPTTGHTATLLPSGQVLVVGGTSQEEPEWYSSAELFTEP; the protein is encoded by the coding sequence ATGACACGAGTATCCGCAACGAAGACGTGGCTCTGGCTCGGACTCACCCTGTGGAGCACCCTGGCGGCCGCGTCGGGCTGGAGCCCGGCCGCGTCGATGAGCCGTTACCGCTACTCGCACACCGCCACGCTGCTGCCCTCGGGCAAGGTGCTCATCACCGGCGGTGGCAGCTCGGGCGGGCCGACGGCGACGACCGAGACGTACACCCCGGCCACCAACACGTGGGCTGCGTCCGCGAACCTGAGCGTGTCCCGCTCGGGCCACACCGCGACACGGCTGCCGTCGGGCCGGGTGCTCATCGCGGGCGGTAGCAACACCACCACGGTCCACGCGAGCGCGGAGGAGTACAACCACTACACCAACACCTTCACCGCCAAGGGCGCCCTGGTGACGGCGCGCCGCAACCACCAGGCGGTGCTGCTGCATACAGGCCAGGTGCTCGTCGTCGCCGGCTACGGCACCACCTCGTATAACAGCGCCCTGAAGAGCGCCGAGCTCTACACCCCCTCCACCGGCCAGTGGACGGCCACGGGCTCGCTGTCGGTTGCCTCGGGAAGAGTCACCGCCACGGTGCTCGATGATGGTCGGGTGCTCGTCGTCAATGACGACGGCGCCGTGGCCGCCGCCGAGGTGTACAGCCCGTCCAGCGGCACGTGGACGCAAGCGTCGGCCCCACCGGCCTTCTTCGGGCATGCGGCGGTGAAGCTGGACTCGGGCGCGGTGCTGGCCACGGGCCAGGAGAACTTCCAGTACGAGAGCGGCGCGTGGCTGTACTGGCCGGAGGACGACTATTGGGAGTACGTCGCCTACGCCAACGAGACGCGCCGCCGGGGCCACTCGCTGACGCTGCTGCCCTCCTCGGGCCGGGTGCTCGTCGCGCGCGGTACACGCAACCAGGTGGGCGGCAGCACGGAGCTGTTCGACCCGAATGACAATGGAATGTACGTCGTGGGCCAGGACCAGCCCACCACGGGCCACACGGCGACGCTGCTCCCATCCGGTCAGGTGCTCGTCGTGGGCGGCACCAGCCAGGAGGAGCCCGAGTGGTACTCCTCCGCCGAGCTCTTCACCGAGCCCTGA